The following are encoded in a window of Rosa chinensis cultivar Old Blush chromosome 4, RchiOBHm-V2, whole genome shotgun sequence genomic DNA:
- the LOC112200389 gene encoding receptor-like kinase TMK4 produces the protein MGPVKTLQALFLFLPLLLIFTAADDAAVMSKLLENLKPSGWSSSASYCTWDGVKCDSDTSKRVTSISLASNSLSGSLPSNLNELTELTTLSLQSNTLSGALPSLANLSNLQEVYLDTNNFTFIPPGCFGGLTGLQTLSMSNNVDLAPWAFPSELIQSTSLVTLQAGSTNMYGSIPDIFGSFANLQNVRLSYNNLTGPLPKSFSGSGIQNLWINNQAVGLSGTVEVLSNMTSLIQAWLHKNQFTGTIPDLSQCTALSDLLLHDNVFTGMVPATLTELSSLQNVSLDNNKLQGPMPEFGSKVKVTLDGNSFCKTTAGPCDPQVTTLLQVAGAFGYPELLAESWTGDDACGGWSFVICDAQKVVTVNLDNKDLNETISPAFANLTSLKTLVLKNNNLTGPIPATLTTLPQLAVFDASNNNLYGDIPKFPSRVKLTTSGNPLIGTTPSSGGGGSAPPGNNSTAPGGSPSPSSNGSSVSPGMIAGIVIAVAIFIGVLLFVFIKCYLSKRHRKFGRVDNTLNGIEIAKGNVTSCANGYNGVANELHSQSRGDLHVSVGGNVAISILVLRQVTNNFSEDNILGRGGFGVVYKGELHDGTKIAVKKMESVAVGTKGLMNGFQAEISVLTRVRHRHLVALLGYCINGNERLLVYEYMAQGTLTQHLFDWRENGVTPLTWKQRVTIALDVARGVEYLHSLAQQSFIHRDLKPSNILLGDAMRAKVADFGLVKNAPDGKYSVETRVAGTFGYIAPEYAATGKVTTKVDVYAFGVVLMELMSGRKALDDTMPDERSHLVSWFRRVLVNKENIRNSIDQTLDANEETMESIYKVAELAEHCTAPESYQRPDMGHAVKILGPLVEHWKPTTHKEEDEGNSRMFDDLSYMHMNLSQAAERWEADEGTSRMFDDLSSSHTQSSIPSKP, from the exons ATGGGTCCTGTGAAAACCCTACAAGCCCTCTTCCTCTTTCTACCCCTCCTCCTCATCTTCACCGCCGCCGACGACGCCGCCGTCATGTCCAAGCTCCTCGAGAACCTCAAACCCAGCGGCTGGTCCTCCTCCGCATCCTACTGCACCTGGGACGGCGTCAAATGCGACTCCGACACTTCCAAACGAGTCACCTCCATCAGCTTAGCCTCCAACTCCCTCTCCGGCTCTCTCCCTTCAAATCTCAACGAACTCACCGAGctcaccactctctctctccaaagcAACACTCTCTCCGGCGCCTTACCTTCCCTCGCCAACCTCTCCAACCTCCAAGAAGTCTACCTCGACACCAATAACTTCACTTTCATTCCCCCCGGCTGCTTCGGAGGCTTGACCGGCTTGCAGACCTTGAGCATGAGCAACAATGTCGATCTTGCCCCGTGGGCGTTCCCATCTGAGCTCATCCAGTCTACCAGCCTGGTCACTCTTCAAGCAGGTAGCACCAACATGTATGGCAGCATTCCTGATATTTTCGGCTCTTTTGCAAACTTGCAAAATGTGAGATTGTCTTACAACAATCTTACTGGGCCTCTGCCCAAATCATTTTCTGGATCTGGGATTCAAAACCTCTGGATTAACAATCAGGCCGTTGGGTTATCTGGTACCGTTGAGGTTCTGTCCAACATGACTTCGTTGATTCAAGCGTGGCTGCATAAGAATCAGTTCACTGGTACGATCCCGGACCTTTCGCAATGTACTGCTCTCTCTGATCTTCTGCTTCATGACAATGTCTTTACTGGGATGGTGCCGGCGACGTTGACGGAGTTGTCTTCTTTGCAAAATGTTTCTTTGGACAACAATAAGCTTCAGGGTCCTATGCCGGAGTTTGGGTCCAAGGTGAAGGTCACTCTTGATGGTAATAGCTTTTGCAAAACCACTGCTGGGCCTTGTGATCCACAGGTCACTACGCTGCTTCAGGTTGCAGGGGCTTTTGGGTACCCGGAATTATTGGCTGAGTCTTGGACAGGAGACGATGCATGCGGAGGGTGGAGCTTCGTTATTTGTGATGCTCAGAAGGTAGTTACAGTGAATCTGGACAACAAGGATCTCAATGAGACTATTTCACCTGCCTTTGCCAACCTCACATCGTTGAAAACTTTGGTGCTGAAAAACAACAACTTGACGGGTCCGATACCGGCTACCCTGACAACATTACCTCAGCTGGCGGTTTTTGATGCTTCCAATAACAATTTATATGGGGACATTCCGAAATTTCCTTCTAGGGTGAAGTTGACTACTAGTGGTAATCCATTGATTGGGACTACGCCGAGCTCTGGAGGTGGAGGGAGTGCACCTCCTGGTAACAACTCAACTGCACCGGGTGGGAGTCCGTCTCCATCATCCAACGGTTCTTCAGTGTCGCCCGGTATGATTGCTGGTATAGTTATTGCTGTTGCTATTTTCATTGGAGTGTTGTTGTTTGTATTCATCAAATGTTATTTGAGTAAAAGGCATAGGAAGTTTGGAAGAGTGGATAATACGCTGAATGGAATTGAAATTGCTAAGGGCAACGTGACCAGTTGTGCAAATGGGTACAATGGAGTTGCAAATGAGTTGCATAGCCAGAGCAGGGGTGACCTTCATGTTTCTGTGGGTGGAAATGTCGCCATTTCAATCCTAGTTCTTAGACAAGTGACAAACAATTTTAGTGAGGATAATATATTGGGTAGAGGAGGATTTGGAGTTGTTTATAAAGGTGAGCTACATGATGGGACTAAAATTGCTGTGAAAAAGATGGAATCTGTGGCAGTGGGTACTAAGGGACTGATGAATGGGTTTCAAGCAGAAATTTCAGTCCTCACTAGGGTTAGGCATAGGCATTTGGTTGCTCTGTTAGGATATTGCATTAATGGTAATGAGAGACTTCTAGTGTACGAGTACATGGCACAAGGAACGTTGACACAACATTTGTTTGATTGGCGGGAGAATGGGGTAACTCCTCTTACTTGGAAGCAGAGAGTGACAATAGCTTTGGATGTGGCAAGAGGAGTGGAATATCTACACAGCTTAGCTCAACAAAGTTTCATTCACAGAGATTTGAAACCTTCAAATATACTTCTTGGGGATGCCATGAGGGCGAAGGTTGCGGACTTTGGTTTGGTTAAAAACGCCCCCGACGGAAAGTATTCGGTTGAGACAAGAGTGGCAGGGACATTCGGGTATATTGCACCAGAATATGCAG CTACCGGCAAAGTGACAACAAAGGTGGATGTTTATGCATTTGGAGTAGTGTTGATGGAGTTGATGAGTGGTCGAAAAGCTCTAGATGATACCATGCCAGATGAAAGGTCTCATTTGGTGTCATGGTTTCGCAGAGTCCTTGTCAACAAAGAAAACATTCGCAACTCCATCGACCAAACTCTTGACGCTAATGAGGAGACAATGGAGAGCATATACAAAGTTGCTGAGCTTGCAGAACACTGCACAGCTCCTGAGTCATATCAGAGACCAGACATGGGCCATGCAGTCAAGATCTTGGGTCCTCTTGTTGAGCACTGGAAACCTACAACCcacaaagaagaagatgaaggtaATTCAAGGATGTTTGATGATCTGTCCTATATGCACATGAACCTTTCTCAAGCAGCGGAAAGATGGGAAGCCGATGAAGGTACTTCAAGGATGTTTGATGATCTGTCCTCTAGCCATACTCAATCAAGCATCCCTTCAAAACCTTGA
- the LOC112196376 gene encoding glycine-rich RNA-binding protein 4, mitochondrial codes for MAFYNKVGSLLRQGISQNGQAPMSSMFNSARYMSSKLFVGGLSFSTDDSSLKDAFSGFGDVTDAKVIMDRDTGRSRGFGFVNFASEDAANSALTAMDGQELNGRSIRVSVATERTGPRPSFNGGYRGGDGGF; via the exons ATGGCTTTCTATAACAAGGTTGGGAGCCTTTTGAGACAAGGCATTTCCCAGAATGGACAAGCACCAATGTCATCTATGTTTAATTCTGCTCGTTACATGTCCTCCAAGCTTTTTGTTGGAG GTCTTTCGTTTTCCACTGATGACTCTTCTCTCAAAGATGCTTTTTCCGGCTTTGGTGATGTGACTGATG CAAAGGTCATCATGGATAGAGATACTGGGAGGTCGAGGGGATTTGGATTTGTTAACTTTGCCAGCGAAGATGCTGCCAATTCAGCCCTCACCGCTATGGATGGCCAG GAGTTAAATGGGCGAAGCATTCGTGTGAGTGTCGCTACCGAACGAACTGGTCCTCGACCATCATTTAATGGTGGTTACCGTGGGGGTGACGGTGGCTTTTAA